In Paenibacillus sonchi, the genomic stretch TGGTTTTTTTAATGTTTTTGAGTCCGATGCCATGCGCCTTGTGATTGGACTTCGTCGACCGGAAAATTTTCCGGGATACGGGATATATGTAGAGCACTCGAAGGTTATTCTGCTGTCAGGTACAAGTGACTACGTCCGGGCGGTGCTTATTCCGGCTATTATAATCATAGTTTGTCTGACAGCTGCCCTGCTTTCTTTGGAAAAAAGAGATATTCATATATAATAGGGACAATTCACAGAGGAGGTGTTCCGGTTGAACGAAAAGAACAGAACGGAGCTTGCCACCTTTGCGGGCGGCTGCTTTTGGTGTATGGTCAAGCCTTTTGACGAGCTGCCGGGAATTGTCTCTGTGGTGTCCGGGTATACGGGCGGCCATACGGAGAATCCGACCTACGAGGAAGTGGGGATGGAAACGACGGGGCATGTGGAGGCTGTGCAGATTACGTATGAGCCTGAGCTGTTCCCGTATGAGCGGCTGCTGGACATTTATTGGCAGTTGATTGATCCGACCGACAAAGGCGGACAATTTCTGGACCGGGGGTATTCCTACCGGACGGCAATTTTTGTGCATAATGAAGAACAGCGTGCGAAGGCGGAGGCGTCTAAGGCAGCTCTACAGGCCAGCCGAAGATTTAAGGCCCCGATTGTGACGGAGATTCTTCCTGCCGCCCCATTCTACTCTGCTGAAGCGCTGCATCAGGATTATTATAAAACCCATCCTTTGGATTATAAGCTCTATCTGAAAGGCTCGGGCCGGGACGAATTTCTGGAGCAGCACTGGAACAGCCCTGAGGATCAAAAACGCCTGCGGAACCAGCTGACCCGGCTGCAGTATGAGGTCACGCAGCATAAGGCATCGGAGCCGCCATATGAGAATGCGTATTGGAATGAATTCCATGCCGGCATTTATGTCGATGTAATCAGCGGCGACCCGCTGTTCAGCTCAGCGGACAAGTTCGACTCCGCTACCGGGTGGCCCAGCTTCACCGGGCCGATAGCCGAGGGACTGATCCGGCGGGAAGCCGACTACAGCGGCGGAGAGGTGCGGACTGCGCTGCGCAGCAGACTGAGCGGAGCCTATCTCGGTCATTTGTTCTTCGATGGGCCGGAGCCGGCGAAGCAGCACTACCGGGTCAATTCCGCCGCGCTGCGGTTCATCCCGAAGGAGGAACTGGAGGCGAACGGGCTGGGGCGGTATGT encodes the following:
- the msrA gene encoding peptide-methionine (S)-S-oxide reductase MsrA, which gives rise to MNEKNRTELATFAGGCFWCMVKPFDELPGIVSVVSGYTGGHTENPTYEEVGMETTGHVEAVQITYEPELFPYERLLDIYWQLIDPTDKGGQFLDRGYSYRTAIFVHNEEQRAKAEASKAALQASRRFKAPIVTEILPAAPFYSAEALHQDYYKTHPLDYKLYLKGSGRDEFLEQHWNSPEDQKRLRNQLTRLQYEVTQHKASEPPYENAYWNEFHAGIYVDVISGDPLFSSADKFDSATGWPSFTGPIAEGLIRREADYSGGEVRTALRSRLSGAYLGHLFFDGPEPAKQHYRVNSAALRFIPKEELEANGLGRYVEKVVEGN